A window of the Bacteroides thetaiotaomicron VPI-5482 genome harbors these coding sequences:
- a CDS encoding TrpB-like pyridoxal phosphate-dependent enzyme, which yields MSDKRKRYILPEEEIPHYWYNIQADMVNKPMPPLHPGTKQPLKAEDLYPIFAKELCHQELNQTDAWIEIPEDVREMYKYYRSTPLVRAYGLEKALGTPAHIYFKNESVSPIGSHKLNSALAQAYYCKEEGVTNVTTETGAGQWGAALSYAAKVFGLEAAVYQVKISYEQKPYRRSIMQTFGAQVTPSPSMSTRAGKDILTAHPTYQGSLGTAISEAIELAQMTPNCKYTLGSVLSHVTLHQTIIGLEAEKQMEMAGEYPDVVIGCFGGGSNFGGISFPFMRHNILEGKKTRFVAAEPASCPKLTRGKFQYDFGDEAGYTPLLPMFTLGHNFAPAHIHAGGLRYHGAGVIVSQLLKDNLMEAVDIQQLESFEAGCLFAQAEGIIPAPESSHAIAAAIREAKACKETGEEKVILFNLSGHGLIDMASYDKYLAGDLVNYALTDEDIQKNLDEIGDLSK from the coding sequence ATGAGTGACAAAAGAAAACGGTATATCCTACCGGAAGAAGAAATTCCACATTACTGGTACAACATTCAGGCTGATATGGTGAACAAGCCAATGCCGCCGTTGCACCCGGGAACAAAACAGCCGCTGAAAGCGGAAGATCTGTATCCAATCTTTGCCAAAGAACTGTGTCATCAGGAGCTTAACCAGACTGACGCATGGATCGAAATACCGGAAGATGTACGCGAAATGTATAAATATTATCGCAGTACGCCGCTTGTACGCGCTTACGGACTGGAAAAAGCGCTCGGAACTCCGGCACATATCTATTTCAAGAACGAAAGTGTCAGCCCGATCGGTTCTCATAAACTGAACTCTGCGCTGGCTCAGGCATATTATTGCAAAGAAGAAGGCGTCACGAACGTTACTACCGAAACCGGTGCGGGCCAATGGGGAGCCGCCCTTTCTTATGCTGCCAAAGTTTTTGGTCTCGAAGCCGCTGTTTATCAGGTAAAGATCAGCTACGAACAAAAGCCTTACCGCCGCAGCATTATGCAGACTTTCGGCGCGCAGGTCACTCCTTCTCCGTCTATGTCTACCCGTGCGGGAAAAGATATCCTGACGGCTCACCCCACCTATCAGGGTTCTCTGGGTACAGCCATCTCGGAAGCTATCGAACTTGCACAAATGACTCCCAACTGTAAATACACTCTTGGTTCGGTACTCAGCCACGTTACTCTCCACCAAACCATTATCGGTCTGGAAGCTGAAAAGCAAATGGAAATGGCGGGCGAATATCCGGACGTAGTAATCGGTTGTTTCGGAGGCGGTTCCAACTTCGGAGGTATCTCTTTCCCATTCATGCGTCACAACATCCTGGAAGGAAAGAAAACGCGTTTCGTTGCTGCCGAACCTGCTTCGTGCCCGAAGCTGACCCGCGGTAAATTCCAATATGACTTCGGTGATGAAGCCGGATATACTCCGCTGCTCCCGATGTTTACATTAGGACACAACTTCGCTCCTGCCCATATCCATGCAGGCGGTCTTCGCTATCACGGTGCAGGCGTCATCGTCTCCCAATTGCTGAAAGACAATCTGATGGAAGCGGTAGATATCCAGCAACTGGAATCTTTCGAAGCCGGCTGTCTGTTCGCACAGGCGGAAGGTATTATTCCGGCACCGGAATCCAGCCACGCGATTGCTGCCGCTATACGCGAAGCAAAGGCGTGCAAGGAAACAGGAGAAGAGAAAGTGATTCTGTTCAACCTGTCCGGACACGGTCTGATCGATATGGCATCTTATGACAAATATCTGGCAGGCGATTTAGTGAACTACGCACTGACTGACGAAGATATTCAGAAGAATCTGGATGAAATAGGAGACTTATCCAAGTAA
- a CDS encoding hybrid sensor histidine kinase/response regulator transcription factor: MSKLKKIVIYLFFLCLGMHSAFSETPEQITFSYISINEGLSQSTVFSIDQDKRGNMWFATYDGVNKYDGYAFTVYQHNEDDPNSIANDISRIVKTDSQGRVWIGTRDGLSRYDEEKDIFQNFFYEKNGKHLQVNGIEEISPEQLLISTPEGLIMFDIKESKFIDDSFSTAMHKTIASTLYRQGDQIYIGTSTDGLYTYSITQKTFEKVIPILGTKQIQAILQQSPTRIWVATEGAGLFLINPKTKEIKNYLHSPSNPKSISSNYIRSLAMDSQNRLWIGTFNDLNIYHEGTDSFASYSSNPVENGSLSQRSVRSIFMDSQGGMWLGTYFGGLNYYHPIRNRFKNIRNIPYKNSLSDNVVSCIVEDKDKNLWIGTNDGGLNLYNPITQRFTSYTLQEDESARGIGSNNIKAVYVDEKKSLVYIGTHAGGLSILHRNSGQVENFNQRNSQLVNENVYAILPDGEGNLWLGTLSALVRFNPEQRSFTTIEKEKDGTPVVSKQITTLFRDSHKRLWIGGEEGLSVFKQEGLDIQKASILPVSNVTKLFTNCIYEASNGIIWVGTREGFYCFNEKDKQIKRYNTTNGLPNNVVYGILEDSFGRLWLSTNRGISCFNPETEKFRNFTESDGLQSNQFNTASYCRTSVGQMYFGGINGITTFRPELLLDNPYTPPVVITKLQLFNKVVRPDDETGILTKNISETKSITLKSWQTAFSIEFVVSNYISGQHNTFAYKLEGYDKEWYYLTDSRTVSYSNLPQGTYQFLVKAANSDGKWNPIPTALEIIVLPIWYKTWWALLIFFATFAGFITFVFRFFWMRKSMEAQLEIERRDKEHQEEINQMKMRFFINISHELRTPLTLILTPLQEIINKISDRWTRNQLEYIQRNANRLLHLVNQLMDYRRAELGVFELKAKKGNAHQLIQDNFLFYDKLARHKKITYTLHSELEDKEVLFDANYLELIVNNLLSNAFKYTESGQSITVTLKEENGWLLLQVSDTGIGIPINKQGKIFERFYQIESEHVGSGIGLSLVQRLIELHHGRIELDSEENKGSTFSVYLPQDLSVYKPSELASNNEQNEEEQVYSTNSKAMYFIDTEKVENESVESGDKKRGTILIVEDNNEIRRYLSNGLADLFNTLEAGNGEEALEKLKDNEVDVIVTDVMMPVMDGIKLCKNVKQNIRTCHIPVIILSAKTDIKDQMEGLQMGADDYIPKPFSLAILTTKIQNMMRTRRRMLDKYAKSLEVEPEKITFNAMDEALLKRAMAIVEKNMDNIEFSTDEFAREMNMSRSNLHLKLKAITGESTIDFIRKIRFNEAAKLLKDGRYTVAEVSTMVGFNTPSYFATSFKKYFGCLPTEYIKKSKG, from the coding sequence ATGAGCAAGCTTAAGAAGATAGTAATCTACTTGTTTTTCCTATGCTTAGGAATGCATTCCGCCTTTTCTGAAACTCCGGAACAAATCACATTTTCCTATATTTCCATCAATGAGGGACTATCACAAAGTACGGTGTTCTCCATCGATCAGGATAAAAGGGGCAATATGTGGTTTGCCACTTATGACGGAGTTAACAAATACGACGGATATGCATTTACGGTTTATCAGCATAATGAGGATGACCCGAACAGTATCGCCAACGACATCTCCCGTATTGTAAAAACAGACAGTCAGGGACGGGTATGGATTGGTACACGTGATGGTTTGTCCCGTTATGATGAGGAAAAAGACATATTCCAGAACTTCTTCTATGAAAAGAATGGGAAACATTTGCAAGTTAACGGTATCGAAGAGATTTCACCGGAACAGTTACTTATCAGTACTCCGGAAGGGCTGATCATGTTCGATATCAAAGAATCCAAATTTATAGATGATTCTTTCAGCACAGCGATGCATAAGACAATCGCCTCCACTCTTTACAGACAGGGTGACCAAATTTATATCGGAACTTCGACCGACGGACTCTATACTTACTCTATTACTCAGAAAACTTTTGAAAAAGTGATCCCCATTTTAGGGACTAAACAGATTCAGGCTATTCTTCAGCAATCCCCTACCCGCATCTGGGTGGCAACCGAAGGAGCCGGACTGTTCCTGATTAATCCGAAAACGAAGGAAATAAAGAATTATCTGCATTCTCCTTCCAATCCGAAGAGTATCAGTTCCAATTACATCCGCTCACTGGCAATGGATTCACAAAACCGTTTATGGATCGGAACTTTCAACGACTTGAATATTTATCATGAAGGTACTGATTCTTTTGCCTCGTACAGCAGTAACCCCGTAGAAAACGGCAGTCTGTCACAACGTTCGGTGCGCAGTATCTTTATGGATTCTCAGGGCGGTATGTGGCTGGGAACTTATTTCGGTGGTCTGAACTATTATCACCCTATCCGGAACCGCTTCAAGAATATCCGCAATATTCCTTATAAAAACTCGTTAAGCGACAATGTAGTAAGCTGTATTGTCGAAGATAAAGACAAAAACCTGTGGATAGGAACGAATGACGGAGGATTGAATCTTTATAATCCGATTACACAGCGATTTACATCTTATACACTGCAAGAGGATGAAAGTGCAAGAGGCATCGGTTCCAACAATATCAAGGCGGTATATGTAGACGAAAAGAAATCTTTGGTATATATAGGTACTCATGCCGGCGGACTGAGTATCCTTCACCGCAACAGCGGTCAGGTAGAAAACTTTAACCAACGCAACAGCCAGCTGGTGAATGAGAATGTCTATGCCATCCTTCCCGACGGAGAAGGGAATCTCTGGTTGGGAACACTCAGTGCACTGGTTCGTTTTAATCCGGAACAACGAAGTTTTACTACGATTGAAAAAGAGAAAGATGGCACTCCGGTCGTCTCCAAACAAATCACGACACTATTCCGCGACTCCCATAAACGCTTATGGATCGGTGGAGAAGAGGGACTATCAGTCTTTAAGCAAGAAGGTCTGGATATACAAAAAGCATCCATACTTCCGGTTTCCAACGTCACGAAGCTCTTTACGAACTGTATTTACGAGGCTTCCAACGGAATCATCTGGGTAGGTACACGCGAAGGATTTTATTGTTTCAATGAAAAAGACAAGCAGATCAAACGGTATAACACGACCAACGGTCTGCCGAATAACGTAGTATACGGTATTTTGGAAGATTCCTTCGGAAGACTCTGGTTAAGTACCAACCGGGGGATTTCCTGCTTTAATCCGGAAACGGAAAAATTCCGTAACTTTACAGAATCGGACGGGTTGCAAAGCAATCAGTTCAATACCGCTTCTTATTGTCGTACGTCTGTGGGACAAATGTATTTTGGCGGTATCAACGGAATCACGACTTTCCGTCCGGAATTATTGCTCGACAATCCTTATACGCCTCCGGTGGTTATCACCAAACTGCAACTGTTCAATAAGGTAGTCCGCCCGGATGATGAGACCGGTATTCTGACCAAGAACATCAGTGAAACGAAAAGTATCACACTGAAATCCTGGCAAACTGCTTTTTCCATTGAGTTCGTGGTATCCAATTATATCTCAGGACAACATAATACTTTCGCCTATAAGCTGGAAGGTTATGATAAGGAATGGTATTATCTGACGGACAGCCGCACCGTCTCCTACTCTAACCTGCCACAGGGAACCTATCAGTTCCTTGTCAAAGCAGCCAACAGCGATGGCAAATGGAATCCTATCCCTACAGCATTGGAGATTATCGTTCTGCCAATCTGGTATAAGACCTGGTGGGCACTACTCATCTTCTTCGCAACCTTCGCAGGTTTCATCACTTTTGTTTTCCGCTTCTTCTGGATGCGCAAAAGTATGGAAGCCCAGCTTGAAATAGAACGCAGAGACAAAGAACATCAGGAAGAAATCAATCAGATGAAGATGCGTTTCTTCATCAACATCTCGCATGAACTTCGTACACCTTTGACGCTGATTCTGACTCCCCTGCAAGAGATCATTAACAAAATCAGCGACCGATGGACACGTAACCAACTGGAATATATCCAACGGAATGCAAACCGCCTGCTGCATCTGGTCAACCAATTGATGGACTACCGCCGTGCTGAACTCGGAGTGTTCGAACTAAAAGCGAAAAAAGGAAACGCTCATCAACTGATACAGGACAACTTCCTTTTCTACGATAAACTGGCACGCCACAAAAAGATTACTTATACTCTACACTCTGAACTGGAAGACAAAGAAGTTCTTTTTGATGCCAACTATCTGGAACTGATAGTAAACAACCTCCTTTCCAATGCCTTTAAATATACGGAAAGCGGGCAAAGCATTACCGTAACTCTGAAAGAGGAGAACGGCTGGCTATTGTTACAAGTCAGCGATACAGGCATAGGTATCCCTATCAACAAACAGGGAAAGATATTCGAACGTTTCTATCAGATAGAAAGTGAACACGTAGGAAGTGGTATCGGACTTTCGTTAGTACAACGTCTGATAGAACTTCATCATGGGCGCATCGAACTGGACAGCGAAGAAAACAAAGGTAGTACATTCTCTGTCTATCTGCCACAGGATCTGTCGGTTTACAAACCTTCCGAGTTAGCTTCCAATAACGAACAGAATGAAGAAGAGCAAGTGTATTCTACCAATTCGAAAGCAATGTATTTCATCGACACGGAGAAAGTGGAAAACGAATCTGTGGAATCCGGTGATAAGAAGCGCGGAACAATTCTGATCGTAGAAGATAATAATGAAATCCGCCGTTACCTGAGTAACGGACTGGCGGATTTGTTCAACACACTGGAAGCCGGGAACGGTGAAGAAGCACTGGAAAAACTGAAAGACAACGAAGTGGATGTGATTGTCACCGACGTCATGATGCCGGTTATGGATGGTATCAAGCTATGCAAGAACGTGAAACAAAATATCCGGACTTGCCATATCCCGGTTATTATTCTTTCCGCAAAGACCGATATCAAAGATCAGATGGAAGGTCTGCAAATGGGTGCGGATGACTATATCCCCAAACCATTCTCTCTTGCCATCCTGACAACCAAGATACAGAACATGATGCGTACACGCAGACGGATGCTCGATAAGTACGCCAAATCATTGGAAGTAGAACCTGAGAAAATCACATTCAATGCAATGGATGAAGCCTTGCTGAAACGTGCCATGGCGATTGTGGAAAAGAATATGGATAACATCGAATTCTCTACCGACGAATTCGCCAGAGAAATGAACATGAGCCGTTCTAATCTGCATCTGAAACTAAAAGCAATTACCGGGGAATCAACCATTGACTTTATCCGTAAGATTCGTTTCAATGAAGCAGCCAAGCTACTGAAAGACGGACGATATACGGTAGCGGAAGTCAGTACTATGGTAGGATTCAATACACCGTCATATTTTGCCACCAGTTTCAAGAAGTACTTCGGATGCTTACCTACGGAGTATATCAAGAAATCAAAAGGATAG
- a CDS encoding surface glycan-binding family protein, with protein MRSKLLNITSRLLGVLIVIAVTIVNSSCSDTETTDSTKFTIYYTGMTDIGPSMTGVISSPTYKGGTPYDFAITRITLDGEPFSDSIFAIDSETGKITLNSTSNTPVGLYKLSVACYSNNNRYEYTDIVEINMMKPVPDGIKTDPEKLQVEYADIIDTESSNELPTSQIRTEGNHISISNYTIASAMWNGVAVESPEDYFAVSDKGEISIIKGNQNIQPGKYILSFKLTTAATGEDPEKGIFENALEINVTSRPLSLIYTPDEGKIEEEGERSPETTFQSNIPALKGSAEGLVYSISSVSPNTDKITIDPTTGVLSVAAHHGFKDGEKYQISVKAINEFSPEGVVFENVFTLNTVEFIEPIANFGYADVNDVQAVEIDINKNENFKGDEVKYEFVNLPTDLQGELALDLDGNIAIKKGNKIPVGQYTVQVMATNTKGSETATFTLTITANPNYFTYFRYGNNLGLTPIENYADQFRIEAGGKLNSVKPVPTATDAKDGLSSLKWEVELKHNPNNTKATINESTGQITITGLKQGQCGMVMVTATAGEGKTAVSVKQPVFFHFSMISDSNVQLEYTPFVFQVNPARGGESIAPSLGAGIDKSTFRLDYRRDFFYYNIAGPDSHISGALAQKVDNFLSEMWNSYDATAGTSRKPMSYFENTTNLSKALGYIDQTDFKVHINPNLWRNKDGYANGAMIGQITYDVTGKDPQAATSGARVSPIFIWFDTKF; from the coding sequence ATGAGATCTAAATTACTAAACATTACTTCAAGATTACTAGGAGTCCTCATAGTAATTGCAGTGACAATAGTCAATAGTTCCTGTTCGGATACAGAAACTACTGACTCTACGAAGTTTACTATTTATTATACAGGAATGACTGATATCGGTCCATCTATGACAGGAGTTATCAGTAGCCCGACTTACAAAGGCGGCACTCCATACGATTTTGCCATTACCAGAATCACTCTTGATGGAGAACCGTTTTCCGATAGCATCTTCGCCATTGATTCGGAAACAGGAAAAATTACTTTAAATAGTACAAGCAATACTCCTGTCGGACTATACAAACTATCTGTCGCATGTTATTCCAACAATAACAGATATGAATATACCGACATTGTGGAAATCAACATGATGAAACCTGTGCCTGATGGAATCAAAACAGATCCGGAGAAACTACAGGTAGAATATGCAGATATTATCGACACAGAAAGCAGCAATGAACTGCCCACCTCTCAAATTAGAACTGAAGGAAATCATATTTCTATTTCAAACTACACCATTGCTTCTGCAATGTGGAATGGAGTTGCAGTAGAAAGTCCCGAAGACTACTTTGCTGTATCAGATAAAGGTGAAATTTCCATCATCAAAGGAAATCAAAACATTCAGCCTGGTAAGTACATCCTATCATTCAAACTGACAACTGCCGCAACTGGAGAGGATCCTGAAAAAGGAATTTTCGAGAATGCGTTGGAAATCAATGTAACTTCCCGCCCACTTTCATTAATATACACTCCTGATGAAGGAAAAATAGAGGAAGAAGGAGAGCGTAGTCCTGAGACCACTTTCCAAAGTAATATTCCCGCATTAAAAGGTTCTGCGGAAGGGCTTGTATACAGTATCAGTTCAGTTAGTCCGAATACGGATAAAATCACAATTGATCCGACAACGGGCGTATTGTCTGTAGCGGCTCATCATGGATTCAAGGATGGAGAAAAATATCAAATCAGTGTGAAGGCTATCAATGAATTTTCTCCAGAAGGCGTAGTATTCGAGAATGTATTCACACTAAATACAGTTGAATTTATAGAACCGATAGCTAACTTCGGATACGCTGATGTAAACGATGTACAAGCTGTAGAAATCGACATTAACAAAAATGAGAATTTCAAAGGTGATGAAGTGAAATATGAATTTGTAAATCTGCCAACTGACCTTCAAGGTGAATTAGCTCTTGATCTGGATGGAAACATCGCCATTAAGAAGGGAAACAAGATTCCTGTCGGGCAATATACAGTTCAGGTTATGGCTACCAATACCAAAGGTTCAGAGACTGCTACATTTACATTAACAATCACAGCAAATCCGAACTATTTTACTTATTTCCGCTACGGAAATAACCTCGGATTAACTCCTATTGAAAACTATGCCGATCAATTCAGAATTGAGGCAGGCGGTAAACTTAACTCTGTAAAACCGGTTCCAACAGCAACAGATGCCAAAGATGGTTTGTCTTCACTAAAGTGGGAAGTAGAATTGAAACATAATCCCAATAATACAAAAGCGACTATTAATGAATCTACCGGACAGATTACAATAACCGGATTAAAACAAGGACAATGTGGCATGGTAATGGTTACCGCAACAGCCGGAGAAGGAAAAACGGCAGTTTCTGTAAAACAACCTGTATTTTTCCATTTCTCAATGATTTCAGACAGTAATGTACAATTAGAGTATACTCCGTTTGTCTTCCAGGTAAATCCGGCAAGAGGTGGTGAGTCAATAGCTCCAAGTTTAGGAGCAGGTATAGATAAATCTACATTCAGATTAGACTATCGCCGTGACTTCTTCTACTATAATATAGCTGGTCCGGATTCACATATAAGTGGGGCATTGGCACAAAAAGTAGATAACTTCTTATCGGAAATGTGGAATTCTTATGATGCGACAGCCGGTACATCCAGAAAACCGATGTCTTACTTTGAAAACACTACTAATTTAAGCAAAGCGTTAGGTTACATTGACCAAACAGACTTCAAAGTACACATTAACCCAAATCTGTGGCGCAACAAAGACGGCTACGCTAACGGGGCTATGATTGGTCAGATAACCTATGACGTCACCGGAAAAGATCCACAAGCTGCAACAAGCGGGGCACGGGTTTCTCCGATATTTATTTGGTTTGATACTAAGTTCTAA
- the hepC gene encoding heparin-sulfate lyase HepC gives MKNIFFICFCALFAFSGCADDDDDLLTGGNVDIDLLPDAKPNDVVDPQVFEAINLNYPGLEKVKEFYEAGEHYYAANALLEYYRTRTNVTNPNLSLINVTISEAEQAKADYALVDYRFHVNNFYEDKETLKPYSVKQDGGINWEYSPKDASDEYQKQLHRHQWFIPQAKAYRVSGDEKYIQSWIEVYKNWIENNPKPTTGPNTTSWWQLQVSTRIGDQVQLLEYFKNSVNFTPEWLSTFLVEFAEQADFLVDYPYESGGNILISQANALATAGTLMPEFKNAEKWMNTGYQILSEEVQNQIMSDGWHKEMSLHYHIGIVADFYEAMKLAEANQLSSKLPSDFTEPLRKAAEVVMYFTYPNYFIKGSDNVVPMFNDSWSRTRNVLKNTNFKQYVEMFPDSEELKYMQTAGNGGTAQGRTPNNDMKLFDQAGYYVLRNGWTPASTVMILSNNKSNDASNSLSAYSHNQPDNGTFELYHNGRNFFPDSGVCTYYTSGGDNDLRYWFRGIDKHNTLSIGKQNIKKAAGKLLKSEEGATELVVFENQGYDNLKHRRAVFYVNKKFFVLVDEGIGNAEGTINLSFNLCEGTASEVVMDTDKNGVHTAFSNNNNIIVRTFANKAVTCSPFTGRIAYLVDGAYNTRQSYTIDMNKSADETARYITVILPVNGSTDTSSISAKFIDSGYSENSASVEVSVNGETHTLSYTL, from the coding sequence ATGAAGAACATCTTCTTTATTTGCTTTTGTGCGCTATTCGCATTTAGTGGATGCGCAGACGATGATGATGATCTATTAACCGGAGGGAATGTAGATATAGATCTGCTTCCTGATGCCAAACCAAACGATGTTGTTGATCCTCAAGTATTCGAGGCTATCAACCTCAACTACCCCGGTCTGGAAAAAGTTAAAGAATTCTACGAGGCAGGCGAACATTATTATGCAGCCAATGCTTTATTGGAATACTATAGAACGAGAACCAATGTTACAAATCCGAACTTATCTTTAATTAATGTGACGATCTCAGAAGCAGAGCAGGCAAAAGCTGATTATGCACTGGTAGATTATCGCTTTCATGTTAACAACTTCTATGAAGATAAGGAAACCCTGAAACCCTATTCAGTAAAACAAGACGGAGGTATAAACTGGGAGTATTCACCGAAAGATGCATCTGATGAATATCAGAAACAACTTCATCGCCATCAGTGGTTCATCCCCCAAGCCAAAGCTTACCGTGTAAGTGGAGATGAGAAATACATTCAATCATGGATTGAGGTATATAAGAATTGGATAGAAAACAATCCGAAGCCTACAACAGGACCTAATACTACCTCATGGTGGCAGTTACAGGTATCTACCCGTATCGGTGACCAAGTACAATTGCTTGAATACTTCAAGAACTCTGTTAATTTTACTCCGGAATGGCTTTCTACATTCTTGGTAGAATTTGCAGAACAAGCAGACTTTCTCGTAGATTATCCGTATGAATCAGGAGGTAACATACTTATATCACAAGCGAATGCATTGGCTACTGCCGGAACGTTAATGCCGGAATTTAAGAATGCGGAGAAATGGATGAATACAGGATATCAGATACTTAGCGAAGAAGTACAAAATCAAATTATGAGTGACGGATGGCACAAGGAAATGTCGCTCCACTATCATATCGGTATCGTTGCGGATTTCTACGAGGCAATGAAATTAGCAGAGGCAAACCAACTCTCCAGTAAATTGCCGTCAGATTTTACAGAACCACTGCGTAAAGCAGCAGAAGTAGTGATGTACTTCACATATCCTAATTACTTTATCAAGGGTTCCGATAATGTGGTCCCAATGTTCAACGACTCATGGAGCCGGACACGTAATGTCCTTAAAAATACGAACTTTAAGCAATATGTGGAAATGTTCCCGGATAGTGAAGAATTGAAATATATGCAAACTGCCGGAAATGGTGGAACAGCACAGGGACGTACCCCCAATAATGATATGAAGCTATTCGACCAGGCAGGATATTATGTATTACGAAATGGTTGGACACCGGCTTCTACAGTCATGATTTTAAGCAATAACAAGAGTAATGATGCTTCTAATTCACTTAGTGCTTATAGTCATAACCAGCCAGATAATGGAACTTTCGAACTTTACCATAACGGACGAAATTTTTTCCCTGATTCAGGTGTGTGTACTTATTATACCAGCGGTGGAGACAATGACTTACGTTACTGGTTCCGTGGTATCGATAAACACAATACTTTATCAATCGGAAAACAGAATATCAAAAAGGCAGCAGGCAAACTGTTGAAATCAGAGGAAGGAGCGACTGAATTAGTTGTATTTGAGAATCAAGGATATGATAACTTAAAGCACCGTCGTGCAGTCTTTTACGTAAACAAAAAATTCTTTGTATTAGTAGATGAAGGTATTGGAAATGCAGAAGGTACTATTAATCTAAGTTTCAATCTTTGCGAAGGCACTGCCAGCGAAGTTGTTATGGATACAGATAAAAATGGAGTCCATACAGCATTCAGCAATAATAATAACATTATAGTCCGCACTTTTGCCAATAAAGCAGTAACCTGTTCTCCATTCACGGGGCGTATAGCCTATCTCGTAGACGGGGCTTACAACACACGTCAATCTTATACCATCGATATGAATAAGAGTGCTGATGAAACCGCACGTTACATTACAGTTATTCTTCCAGTCAATGGAAGTACTGATACGTCCAGTATCTCAGCCAAATTCATAGATAGCGGATATTCCGAAAACAGCGCTTCTGTAGAAGTAAGTGTGAATGGAGAGACACATACATTATCTTATACCTTATAA